One region of Natrinema salaciae genomic DNA includes:
- a CDS encoding DUF7839 domain-containing protein yields MVDVLDNKRAATRFRILVQIAERQPAVSQGEIAEEVGVTSQAVSEYIRELVDDGLVEKEGRSRYRVTREGVDWLFRAADDVRRFADHVTGDVLGAMSEDAYIATEAIEEGETVSLTVNDGLLHATPGSEGPATGIATTDAEAGTDVGVTSFEGVMDLAPGSVTVLQVPSIRTGGSRAIDDGTVTDACDEAELVVAAGVEAVVACRQAGTDPDITFAVGDVAADAANHGLEVTAVATTDAVGRVTDALRDADVSYEVLEG; encoded by the coding sequence ATGGTCGACGTCCTCGACAACAAGCGGGCCGCGACGCGATTTCGGATCCTCGTCCAGATCGCCGAGCGCCAGCCCGCGGTCAGCCAGGGGGAGATCGCCGAGGAAGTCGGCGTAACGAGCCAGGCGGTCAGCGAATACATCCGCGAACTCGTCGACGACGGCCTCGTCGAGAAGGAAGGCCGGTCGCGGTATCGCGTCACCCGCGAGGGCGTCGACTGGCTCTTCCGGGCGGCCGACGACGTCCGCCGATTCGCGGACCACGTCACCGGGGACGTCCTGGGTGCGATGAGCGAGGACGCCTACATCGCCACCGAGGCGATCGAGGAGGGCGAGACCGTCTCGCTGACGGTGAACGACGGACTTCTCCACGCTACGCCGGGAAGCGAGGGTCCCGCGACCGGGATCGCGACGACCGATGCCGAAGCCGGGACCGACGTCGGCGTCACCAGCTTCGAGGGCGTCATGGACCTCGCGCCCGGCTCCGTCACCGTCCTGCAGGTCCCGTCGATCCGAACCGGCGGGAGCCGAGCGATCGACGACGGAACCGTCACCGACGCCTGTGACGAGGCCGAGCTCGTGGTCGCCGCCGGCGTCGAGGCCGTCGTCGCCTGTCGGCAGGCGGGTACCGACCCCGACATCACCTTCGCCGTCGGCGACGTCGCAGCCGACGCCGCGAACCACGGCCTCGAGGTCACCGCCGTCGCGACGACCGACGCCGTCGGTCGGGTCACCGACGCGCTGCGGGACGCCGACGTCTCCTACGAAGTCCTCGAGGGCTGA